The Planococcus donghaensis genome contains a region encoding:
- a CDS encoding response regulator transcription factor — protein MKKILIADDEDILRILIADTLEDDFEIEEAEDGKEALEKIRQNDYDLIVLDYMMPHLTGLEVLEEVRKDQNDTKVLMLTAKAQDADREKAILKGADFFMSKPFSPMELLSLVENILAS, from the coding sequence ATGAAAAAAATACTAATAGCAGATGACGAAGATATTTTACGTATCTTAATAGCTGATACTTTGGAAGACGACTTCGAAATTGAAGAAGCTGAGGATGGCAAAGAAGCGCTAGAAAAAATTAGACAAAATGATTATGACTTAATTGTTCTCGACTATATGATGCCCCACTTAACGGGTTTAGAAGTGTTAGAAGAAGTAAGAAAAGATCAAAACGATACGAAAGTATTGATGTTAACAGCTAAAGCACAAGATGCGGATAGAGAAAAAGCCATTTTAAAAGGAGCCGATTTCTTTATGTCTAAACCTTTTAGTCCGATGGAGTTATTATCACTGGTTGAGAATATATTGGCATCATAA
- a CDS encoding HEAT repeat domain-containing protein produces MNIYFFWALIAFLFLSQVFLLGALSLRKLLMNHKEKTISQQYDRLTESFSSYMMDPTDDRFLKEIDTVSNQSVVLERLLNHYVAITKGSVTSSQVSQLSEKYLTERYKKQLKCNNWAIRMNTLYFIEDFHMKSLSPLLKKKLQKSFRLNLETQQLIRTLTSLNEPMTLSALARYADAPVRLYIDVFKRLELDIQLEELDAALKHGHNNKVLKHAAVSYIGMTGLMGFLPRIEEELLSDDEELRIQALKSIQHLQYISSPSLLIPFFHSTSWQERMFAARIAGKLQLSRFQEVLSELLGDSVWWVRYSSAEALTQFADGDILLSHLSATHPDRYARDMATQWEASLLGSEE; encoded by the coding sequence ATGAATATCTATTTCTTTTGGGCACTGATCGCCTTCTTATTTTTGAGCCAAGTATTTCTATTGGGGGCTTTATCTTTACGCAAACTACTAATGAACCATAAAGAAAAAACAATTAGCCAGCAGTACGACAGGTTAACTGAATCATTCAGTTCTTATATGATGGATCCAACTGATGATCGATTTCTTAAAGAAATCGACACTGTCTCTAACCAATCAGTTGTTTTAGAACGTTTGCTAAATCACTATGTAGCTATTACTAAAGGAAGCGTCACTTCTTCACAAGTCTCACAATTATCCGAGAAATATTTAACAGAACGCTATAAAAAACAACTCAAGTGTAATAATTGGGCAATTCGGATGAACACCCTTTATTTCATTGAAGATTTTCATATGAAATCACTTTCTCCTTTACTTAAAAAAAAGCTACAAAAATCTTTTCGCTTAAATTTAGAAACGCAACAACTTATTCGAACTTTAACTTCATTAAACGAACCTATGACACTATCAGCACTTGCCCGCTACGCCGATGCACCTGTTCGCTTGTACATCGATGTTTTTAAAAGGTTAGAATTAGATATTCAATTAGAAGAACTAGATGCTGCATTAAAACATGGACATAACAATAAGGTACTGAAGCATGCTGCTGTTTCTTATATCGGCATGACTGGATTAATGGGATTTCTTCCTCGCATTGAAGAAGAATTACTAAGTGATGATGAAGAACTCAGAATCCAAGCCTTAAAATCTATCCAGCATTTGCAATACATCTCCTCACCAAGCTTGTTAATACCTTTTTTCCATTCGACTTCTTGGCAAGAGCGAATGTTTGCAGCACGCATTGCTGGAAAGCTTCAATTATCTAGATTCCAAGAAGTTTTGAGTGAACTACTTGGTGATTCTGTTTGGTGGGTTCGTTATTCATCTGCCGAAGCGTTAACACAGTTTGCAGATGGTGATATTTTACTGAGTCATTTATCAGCCACTCACCCAGATCGCTATGCGCGAGACATGGCGACTCAATGGGAAGCCTCCCTTTTAGGAAGTGAAGAATGA
- a CDS encoding Crp/Fnr family transcriptional regulator, translating into MDKLTLLSQINLFDELPMKDIKVIDKNSTMTPMKKGTQILIPEQPLDVLFFLKKGQVRLYRMTAQGKQFTTDILIDGNVFGETESFMLTDKETYAEAMTDCYLCTMDKAKFEAFIRATPDVSFKLIQILSNQLKETHDISEKIALGDIRYRTLFLLLKMSEKSGKREKEWQTINMRITHEDIATMVGSSRETISLLMSKLKKEGLLKKTLFGYSIKADEIKKIIMD; encoded by the coding sequence ATGGATAAATTGACACTCCTTTCGCAAATAAATCTATTTGATGAGTTGCCTATGAAAGATATTAAAGTAATTGACAAAAACAGTACGATGACGCCTATGAAAAAAGGTACCCAAATTTTAATACCTGAACAGCCACTTGATGTATTGTTTTTTCTTAAAAAAGGGCAAGTTCGCTTGTATCGAATGACCGCACAAGGAAAGCAATTTACTACAGACATCTTAATCGATGGAAATGTCTTTGGTGAAACGGAATCTTTTATGCTGACAGACAAAGAAACATACGCCGAAGCCATGACTGACTGTTATTTATGCACGATGGATAAAGCAAAATTCGAGGCATTTATACGGGCCACACCTGACGTTTCCTTTAAACTCATTCAAATATTATCGAACCAATTAAAAGAAACACATGATATTAGCGAAAAAATAGCGCTTGGAGACATTCGCTATCGCACGCTGTTTTTATTACTAAAAATGAGCGAAAAAAGCGGGAAGCGTGAGAAGGAATGGCAAACGATCAATATGAGAATTACACATGAAGACATTGCTACTATGGTAGGTTCTTCTAGAGAAACCATTTCTCTTTTAATGAGTAAGTTAAAAAAAGAGGGCCTACTTAAGAAAACTCTTTTCGGTTATTCCATAAAAGCAGACGAAATAAAAAAAATCATTATGGACTAA
- a CDS encoding diguanylate cyclase, which produces MSRTNYRALLSDRMEKDFAKWTKHEEISEREIYRFLHTMKGTSGTIGLMDLSDFCGEQLAFFAEDSDILLPAHSLQDLMSTLRSYFTQENPLVSPEKAINFNKEIPTNDLFVLVIDSDAELATYIKESLQAHGIQVVIALDGKKGIELFYTLQPQMVIVDLHLPDIDGFDLVSRIHESAKDQYVPLAIVSSESKIEHHIKAMEIGATDFLATPLNMLFFVPYVLNRLRQQQMILQETLYDELTGAGNRKYFNDVLVQMTTLSEKTKKTFTLVLFDLDHFKKVNDSFGHPIGDEVLQSFSQLLLKSKREADYFFRYGGEEFALILPDTTAKDAISLVEQIRLALTKITFTDQSKNPFQVTFSAGISEYRQKQDTLVDKADQALYQAKKNGRNQTILYEISTHDVRRQLNIIIVDDDSLVRKLISKQFAGWKPDDFDITIEEFADGVSFIEFDWYKPEQNYMILLDGVMPKMDGLEVLHHVRSQYPNENIVISMLTSRSNESDIVLALRSGADDYILKPFYAQEVVARVQRLTMRLFK; this is translated from the coding sequence ATGTCCCGAACAAATTACAGAGCTTTGCTCTCTGACCGAATGGAAAAAGATTTTGCGAAATGGACTAAGCATGAAGAGATCTCAGAACGAGAGATATACCGATTTTTACATACGATGAAAGGTACTTCAGGTACGATTGGATTAATGGATTTGTCTGATTTTTGTGGCGAACAATTAGCGTTTTTTGCTGAGGACAGTGACATTTTACTCCCAGCTCATTCTTTGCAAGATTTAATGTCTACTTTGAGAAGCTACTTTACCCAGGAAAATCCTTTAGTAAGCCCTGAAAAAGCCATTAACTTTAACAAAGAGATCCCTACAAATGATTTATTTGTATTAGTTATTGATTCTGATGCAGAATTAGCTACCTATATAAAAGAATCCTTGCAAGCACATGGCATACAAGTAGTCATAGCACTTGATGGAAAAAAAGGAATTGAATTATTTTATACTCTTCAACCTCAAATGGTTATTGTCGATTTACATCTGCCAGACATAGATGGGTTCGATTTGGTTTCTAGAATACATGAGTCTGCTAAAGATCAGTATGTACCTCTTGCGATTGTCAGTTCAGAAAGTAAAATTGAACATCACATAAAAGCGATGGAAATCGGGGCAACTGATTTTCTTGCCACACCTTTGAATATGTTATTTTTTGTACCTTATGTGTTAAATCGTCTGCGTCAGCAACAAATGATTCTGCAAGAAACACTATATGACGAGTTAACAGGCGCAGGAAACAGAAAGTACTTTAATGATGTCTTGGTACAAATGACTACTTTATCCGAGAAAACTAAAAAAACATTCACACTTGTTTTATTTGATTTAGATCATTTTAAAAAAGTTAATGATAGCTTTGGACATCCCATAGGGGACGAAGTTTTACAGTCTTTCAGTCAACTGCTGTTGAAATCAAAAAGAGAAGCGGATTACTTTTTCCGTTACGGGGGTGAAGAGTTTGCTTTAATCCTTCCTGATACTACAGCAAAAGATGCAATATCTTTAGTTGAACAAATTCGTTTAGCTTTGACTAAAATTACTTTCACGGACCAATCCAAAAACCCATTTCAAGTAACATTTTCTGCAGGAATTAGTGAATATCGTCAAAAACAAGACACTTTAGTTGATAAAGCTGACCAAGCTTTGTATCAAGCGAAAAAAAATGGTCGTAACCAGACTATTTTATATGAGATTTCTACACATGATGTGAGACGACAACTTAACATCATTATAGTTGATGATGATTCTCTAGTTCGTAAACTCATTTCAAAACAATTTGCAGGTTGGAAACCTGATGACTTTGATATAACCATAGAAGAATTTGCGGATGGCGTCAGTTTTATCGAGTTTGATTGGTACAAACCAGAACAAAACTACATGATTTTACTTGATGGAGTGATGCCAAAAATGGATGGTTTAGAAGTTTTGCATCATGTACGAAGCCAATACCCAAATGAAAATATAGTCATTTCTATGCTTACTTCACGTTCAAATGAATCGGACATTGTTCTTGCTCTGCGTAGTGGAGCAGATGATTACATACTTAAGCCGTTTTATGCACAAGAAGTTGTAGCGCGTGTTCAACGACTAACAATGAGGTTATTTAAATGA
- a CDS encoding flavin monoamine oxidase family protein, which translates to MQEPVIIVGAGLSGLRAASLLMEQGIACKVIEARNRIGGRVLSASVRNQESLGRFDLGPTWFWPQYEPNISDFVKKLGLETFVQQNDGDLLVERFQRKPPERCKMQENVHERGVRITGGMQSLIDALAKTIPSSIIELETRVKKICLNPAGKLTVEVEKAEGERQQLSAANVILALPPRLVANHIEFSPDLPAELMVDITEKPTWMGSQAKAVAVYNRPFWRESGLSGLVLSSAGPLQEIYDASPIDGAGALFGFFGINSEVRHQMGQEKITELVTNQLIKLFGSEAENPLEILYKDWSNDSETAVVEDSSPFKNYLSYGEPQVIGVWEEKIIFAGTETNAQFSGHLEGALQSAETAVDKIMALRK; encoded by the coding sequence ATGCAAGAACCAGTAATTATTGTCGGAGCAGGTTTAAGCGGCTTGCGTGCTGCGTCCTTGCTCATGGAACAAGGAATAGCCTGTAAAGTGATCGAAGCAAGAAATCGAATTGGAGGCAGAGTGTTAAGTGCTTCTGTACGAAACCAAGAAAGTTTAGGGAGATTTGATCTTGGACCGACCTGGTTTTGGCCACAGTACGAGCCAAATATTTCAGACTTTGTGAAAAAGCTGGGTTTAGAAACTTTTGTTCAGCAAAATGATGGTGATTTACTAGTTGAACGTTTTCAAAGAAAACCTCCTGAACGCTGCAAGATGCAAGAAAACGTTCACGAAAGAGGCGTTCGGATTACGGGAGGAATGCAATCGTTAATAGATGCATTAGCCAAAACAATTCCTTCGTCTATTATTGAGCTTGAAACGCGGGTTAAAAAGATTTGCTTGAATCCAGCAGGCAAACTAACAGTGGAAGTGGAAAAAGCTGAAGGAGAGAGACAACAACTTTCAGCGGCAAATGTCATTTTGGCATTGCCGCCTCGTCTTGTAGCAAATCACATTGAATTTTCACCCGATTTGCCTGCAGAACTTATGGTGGATATTACAGAAAAGCCAACATGGATGGGGTCACAAGCTAAAGCAGTTGCTGTGTACAATCGACCATTTTGGAGAGAGTCAGGATTGTCAGGTCTGGTGTTAAGTTCAGCAGGTCCACTGCAAGAAATTTATGATGCCTCGCCAATTGACGGAGCAGGTGCATTATTTGGGTTTTTTGGTATAAATTCAGAAGTGCGACATCAAATGGGGCAAGAAAAAATTACGGAATTAGTTACCAATCAATTGATTAAGCTTTTTGGCAGTGAAGCTGAAAATCCACTAGAAATCCTGTACAAAGATTGGTCGAACGATTCGGAGACGGCAGTTGTAGAAGACTCGAGTCCATTTAAGAATTATTTGAGTTATGGAGAACCACAGGTAATTGGGGTTTGGGAAGAGAAAATAATATTTGCAGGGACAGAAACAAATGCTCAATTTAGTGGGCATCTTGAAGGAGCGCTTCAGTCTGCTGAAACGGCAGTCGATAAAATAATGGCCTTGCGAAAATAG
- a CDS encoding glutaredoxin domain-containing protein: MFKSSSSRPKKLCLDSILFILPGCNKCKKAESKLRELGVSYQVYNIFEHRALFQSVPVENKNQGLPLLKMKENYYSLNEVLEWNKQPVSLCNK; this comes from the coding sequence ATGTTTAAATCCTCCTCTTCTCGTCCTAAAAAACTGTGTCTAGACTCTATTCTTTTTATCCTGCCAGGGTGTAACAAGTGTAAAAAAGCCGAGAGCAAGCTGCGGGAACTAGGGGTTTCATATCAAGTTTATAACATTTTCGAACATCGTGCATTGTTTCAAAGTGTGCCGGTAGAGAACAAGAACCAAGGGTTACCACTGTTAAAGATGAAAGAAAATTATTATTCATTAAATGAAGTGTTGGAATGGAACAAACAGCCTGTCAGTCTATGCAATAAATAG
- a CDS encoding glycosyltransferase family 2 protein produces MNSFFLILSSFIIAYLLFSSLSYLGLFALAFQKVKNENNLVHRESTEVFLRNQNTYPVSILVPAYNEEVGVVSTVRSLLALDYPQKEVIVIDDGSKDMTSAEMIKEFKMVQIPFAFRTHIPTAEIVAIYQSSIFPYVRLIKKANGGKADALNAGINLSAFPYFCAIDGDSILENDGLIKTMKPIIESDGQVIVTGGSVRIANGSTISRSKVEVVDLPRHPVVIMQIVEYFRAFLIGRLALSQLNILLIVSGAFGVFNKERVIQAGGYNKNTVGEDMELVVRLHRLLREEKSKQRIEYVPDPVCWTEAPESLEVLRSQRIRWQRGLFETLWTHRKMMLNPKYGAVGMLSMPYFLFIELLGAVFELLGYFMIFGGFFFSLIDPNVALVMFVVTILYGSLISALAVLLEELTLHKYPRISHLMRLYFWALTEAFWYRPLMVIWRVQGIFAAFHKKAHWGDMKRKGIST; encoded by the coding sequence ATGAACAGCTTTTTCTTAATATTATCTTCTTTTATCATTGCTTATTTACTTTTTTCAAGCTTAAGTTATCTAGGTCTCTTTGCTCTTGCGTTCCAAAAAGTAAAAAACGAAAACAACCTAGTTCATCGTGAATCTACAGAAGTTTTTTTAAGAAACCAAAATACGTATCCCGTTTCAATTCTGGTGCCTGCTTATAACGAAGAAGTGGGTGTTGTGAGCACGGTACGATCCTTATTAGCTTTAGACTACCCTCAAAAAGAAGTCATTGTTATCGATGATGGTTCGAAAGATATGACATCTGCGGAAATGATTAAAGAGTTTAAAATGGTTCAAATTCCTTTTGCCTTTCGAACGCATATCCCTACTGCAGAAATTGTCGCTATTTATCAATCATCTATATTCCCATATGTCCGCCTCATTAAGAAAGCTAATGGCGGAAAAGCTGATGCATTGAATGCGGGTATTAATCTATCTGCTTTTCCTTATTTTTGTGCAATTGATGGCGATTCTATTTTAGAAAATGATGGGCTTATCAAAACGATGAAACCTATTATTGAGTCTGATGGACAGGTTATTGTAACGGGTGGATCTGTCCGGATCGCAAATGGTTCTACCATTTCAAGAAGTAAGGTAGAAGTTGTAGACCTCCCTAGACATCCGGTTGTGATTATGCAAATCGTTGAATATTTCCGTGCATTTTTAATAGGTCGTTTAGCTTTAAGTCAACTCAACATCCTGCTTATAGTATCTGGTGCTTTTGGTGTTTTTAACAAAGAACGTGTGATCCAAGCAGGAGGCTATAACAAAAATACCGTAGGCGAAGATATGGAATTGGTGGTACGACTGCACCGCCTGCTCAGGGAAGAAAAATCGAAACAACGAATTGAATACGTCCCTGACCCAGTTTGTTGGACTGAAGCACCTGAATCGTTAGAAGTACTCCGCTCCCAACGCATACGCTGGCAGCGAGGGTTATTTGAAACGTTATGGACTCATCGGAAAATGATGTTAAACCCAAAATATGGTGCTGTCGGTATGCTGTCTATGCCCTATTTTTTGTTCATCGAGTTACTTGGTGCTGTTTTTGAGCTTTTAGGCTATTTCATGATTTTTGGTGGGTTCTTTTTCTCATTAATTGACCCGAATGTGGCTTTAGTTATGTTTGTAGTAACGATTTTGTATGGCTCTCTTATTTCAGCATTAGCAGTTCTATTAGAAGAATTAACACTTCATAAATATCCAAGAATTTCGCATTTAATGCGTCTCTATTTTTGGGCTTTAACAGAAGCCTTTTGGTATCGTCCGCTTATGGTTATATGGAGAGTCCAGGGGATTTTCGCGGCTTTCCACAAAAAAGCTCATTGGGGCGATATGAAACGTAAAGGAATTTCTACTTAA
- a CDS encoding ATP-binding protein, with product MRNLREKGIRYKYLKLTFSSVLICTLMIIGIYFYMHEQQLELEAEYTELREKQETFKDLSRSLNQLFFRTRGFYAFQNEAELDMAFTELETLKSAIAKMNNLSITRQEKVQIIDLSNFVSTFEKDVFPLAIALVRDGDYEGLRELSNGGTNSTVNEFVNFSKEYEAVTKQALQQVNDDMLAKSENLSFVLILLFILLFIITALIILRALNDIVKPIEGMRESIEGFVKGEELTYKPLKRSDELGILSMTFHNMINTIQTNQEKLTSQNEALLLNRGELQEQQFKLKESLQETEQTKDRLIRYNDLNHILSFTLDKQKLIDATLEYFSETYKIDTGALWLPRSREYALKGYTPTMFKQLKEERIEYLLNRLEECDSFTVKREAQLEKGFAIETVYIHDLYAAVKNEDQDTVALIGLSRVGRTFSTEEEVDISGLLKRIHLAIDRIQLYDAAVHERTLNERIINNINEGIQFISKNGDMVQHNATMCTMLNCGSGPLDASVPKGIWIKRMAEQTTAPELMYKFLSNCIQIKDKEANTFRYTVKEPYERVIDVYSTPVIVDGEKTGTIFVHRDITREHEVDKMKSELVSTVSHELRTPLSSVLGFTELLLNKQLKPEKQERYLKTIYKEAKRLTNLINDFLDLQRMESGDQVYRMDKFPVNELIIETVEKFRTQNMHSIIFVDDASDVIVAGDRERIAQVLMNLIGNAIKFSPQGGNVTISMKNDLNKLCVSIKDEGIGIPTEDIPKLFSKFQRIDNSSRRKIGGTGLGLAICQEIIHQHDGEIWIDSAEEQGTTVHFELPLVAEPQEYTNHEGTEESPPVMIVEDDMSLALLLSEELKVNGFKVIYHTNPKEALKEAIRTPLVGAVVDIMLGEELDGWDLVDMMKENPLTKDIPIVISSALDPSSDAQKINKISHYLTKPYAPTNLSTVMKELLDSQNRDGAIYYASKDFQGTEV from the coding sequence ATGCGGAATTTAAGAGAAAAAGGAATAAGGTATAAATATTTAAAGTTAACCTTTTCTTCGGTACTTATTTGTACGTTAATGATAATTGGGATTTATTTTTATATGCACGAGCAACAACTCGAATTAGAAGCTGAATATACAGAACTGAGAGAAAAGCAGGAAACGTTTAAAGATCTTTCTCGGTCATTAAACCAACTGTTTTTTAGAACTAGAGGATTTTATGCTTTTCAAAATGAAGCAGAATTGGATATGGCTTTTACAGAACTAGAAACCTTAAAAAGTGCCATAGCCAAAATGAATAATTTATCCATAACGCGACAAGAAAAAGTTCAAATTATCGATTTGAGTAATTTTGTTAGTACTTTTGAAAAAGATGTATTTCCTTTAGCAATTGCACTAGTACGTGACGGAGATTATGAAGGGTTACGAGAATTATCTAACGGCGGTACAAACTCGACAGTAAATGAGTTTGTAAACTTTTCTAAAGAATATGAGGCTGTTACAAAACAAGCTTTACAACAAGTAAATGACGATATGTTAGCAAAATCTGAAAACTTGTCTTTTGTGTTGATTTTACTTTTTATTCTTTTGTTTATTATTACCGCCTTAATCATTTTACGAGCACTCAATGATATTGTGAAGCCAATCGAAGGCATGCGTGAATCGATAGAAGGGTTTGTAAAAGGAGAAGAATTAACTTATAAGCCGCTTAAACGCTCAGATGAACTAGGGATTTTATCCATGACTTTTCACAATATGATCAATACAATTCAAACCAATCAAGAAAAACTTACTTCTCAAAATGAAGCATTGTTGCTGAATAGAGGCGAATTACAGGAACAACAATTCAAATTAAAAGAGTCGTTACAAGAAACAGAGCAAACAAAAGATCGATTGATTCGATACAACGATTTAAATCATATTTTGTCTTTTACATTAGACAAACAAAAACTAATTGATGCAACGCTCGAGTATTTTAGCGAAACTTACAAAATCGATACAGGCGCACTATGGCTGCCTAGGTCTAGAGAGTATGCGTTAAAGGGATACACGCCTACAATGTTTAAGCAGTTAAAAGAAGAGCGCATTGAATATCTTTTAAACCGATTAGAAGAATGTGATTCATTCACAGTCAAAAGAGAAGCACAGTTAGAAAAAGGGTTCGCAATAGAGACGGTATATATCCATGATTTATATGCGGCAGTGAAAAATGAAGACCAAGATACCGTAGCGTTAATCGGACTATCTCGTGTGGGGAGAACTTTCTCGACAGAAGAAGAAGTAGATATTAGCGGGTTGTTAAAACGTATTCATTTGGCAATTGACCGCATTCAATTATACGATGCTGCTGTACATGAACGTACACTCAATGAACGAATCATTAATAACATCAATGAAGGCATTCAGTTTATTTCGAAGAATGGAGATATGGTACAACACAATGCTACCATGTGTACAATGTTGAATTGCGGGAGTGGCCCGCTCGATGCTTCTGTTCCTAAAGGAATATGGATCAAGAGAATGGCTGAACAAACCACAGCTCCTGAGTTAATGTACAAATTCTTAAGCAATTGCATACAAATAAAGGATAAGGAAGCCAATACATTCCGGTACACTGTGAAAGAACCATATGAACGTGTTATTGACGTATATAGTACACCAGTAATTGTAGACGGTGAAAAAACAGGAACCATTTTTGTGCACAGAGACATTACACGAGAACACGAAGTGGATAAAATGAAGTCAGAACTTGTTAGTACTGTCAGTCACGAGCTTCGCACGCCATTATCAAGTGTTCTTGGATTTACTGAGTTATTGTTAAACAAACAACTAAAACCTGAAAAGCAAGAACGCTATTTAAAAACCATATACAAAGAAGCCAAACGATTAACCAACTTAATAAACGATTTTCTGGACTTGCAACGAATGGAATCTGGTGACCAAGTATATCGGATGGATAAATTTCCAGTAAATGAGTTGATTATTGAAACAGTTGAAAAATTCCGTACGCAAAACATGCATTCAATTATTTTTGTAGATGATGCTTCGGATGTCATTGTAGCGGGAGATCGTGAGCGTATAGCTCAAGTATTGATGAATTTAATCGGCAATGCTATTAAATTTTCTCCTCAAGGTGGCAATGTCACCATTTCAATGAAAAACGACTTAAACAAGTTGTGTGTATCAATAAAAGATGAAGGAATTGGCATTCCGACTGAAGATATACCGAAATTATTCTCGAAATTCCAACGTATTGATAATAGCTCAAGACGTAAAATTGGTGGCACTGGTCTTGGATTGGCAATATGCCAAGAAATCATTCATCAACATGATGGGGAAATTTGGATAGATTCAGCAGAAGAACAAGGTACAACGGTACACTTTGAATTGCCACTTGTTGCGGAACCTCAAGAGTATACAAATCATGAAGGGACAGAAGAAAGTCCGCCTGTTATGATTGTAGAAGACGACATGAGTTTAGCACTTTTACTTTCAGAAGAGTTAAAAGTTAATGGATTTAAAGTGATTTATCATACCAATCCAAAAGAAGCATTAAAAGAAGCGATACGTACACCGCTTGTCGGTGCAGTAGTTGACATTATGCTAGGCGAAGAACTAGATGGCTGGGATTTAGTTGATATGATGAAAGAAAATCCTTTAACAAAAGATATTCCAATTGTGATTTCATCAGCTTTAGATCCATCGTCAGATGCACAGAAGATTAATAAAATCAGCCATTATTTAACGAAACCATATGCACCGACAAATTTATCGACAGTCATGAAAGAATTATTGGATTCTCAAAATCGTGATGGGGCCATTTACTATGCATCAAAAGATTTTCAAGGAACAGAAGTGTGA
- a CDS encoding dihydrolipoyl dehydrogenase family protein, producing the protein MQKKFDLIVIGTGSAGTAAAMKCKKAGWEVAIIDSRPFGGTCALRGCDPKKILVGAANIIDSVDRMKGKGITGAPTINWNDLMEFKRTFTEPVPENRLEGFQKAGIVTFHGEAFFVAEDKIQVGENELTAEKILIANGAKPVTLPIDGAEHLTMSDEFLELDKLPARLVFVGGGYISFEFAHIAARAGSEVHIIHRGKRPLENFEADLVDVLLERSKEVGIHIHLGTEVKSIEKIDSSFKVIGENGSESLELDCDLVLHGAGRVPNIDEMQLEKANVEREPSGITVNDYLQNVSNPRVYAAGDAAATEGLPLTPIASMESHVVASNLLKGNQKTPSYKVMPTVVFTIPKLAAVGLSEDQAKEKGYNYKVLQKDISSWYTYKRTNEKHAMVKVIIDEDSDQILGAHLIGQEADELINHFALAIQFNLTTYELKQMIFAYPTAASDIASML; encoded by the coding sequence ATGCAAAAGAAATTTGATTTAATCGTAATTGGAACAGGGTCAGCTGGTACGGCAGCAGCCATGAAGTGCAAAAAAGCTGGATGGGAAGTCGCAATCATCGACTCAAGACCATTTGGAGGTACTTGCGCATTAAGGGGATGTGATCCGAAAAAAATATTGGTTGGAGCGGCAAACATAATAGATAGCGTCGACCGCATGAAAGGAAAGGGAATTACAGGTGCCCCGACAATAAACTGGAACGACTTAATGGAATTCAAGCGGACGTTCACGGAACCTGTACCTGAAAATCGATTGGAAGGTTTTCAAAAAGCTGGAATTGTCACGTTTCACGGAGAAGCTTTTTTTGTCGCTGAAGACAAAATTCAAGTTGGAGAAAATGAATTGACTGCGGAAAAGATATTAATCGCAAATGGCGCAAAGCCAGTTACATTACCCATAGACGGGGCAGAACATCTTACAATGAGCGATGAATTTTTAGAACTTGATAAGTTACCGGCGAGATTAGTTTTTGTAGGTGGTGGTTACATTTCGTTCGAATTTGCGCATATAGCAGCACGAGCAGGTTCTGAAGTACACATCATTCATAGAGGAAAGCGACCACTTGAAAATTTCGAGGCGGATTTGGTGGACGTGTTATTAGAAAGGTCGAAAGAAGTCGGCATTCATATTCATCTGGGCACGGAAGTAAAGTCTATCGAAAAAATAGATTCGTCTTTTAAAGTCATTGGTGAAAATGGTTCTGAATCACTTGAACTAGATTGCGACCTTGTTCTACACGGAGCAGGAAGAGTGCCAAATATTGACGAGATGCAATTGGAAAAAGCAAATGTAGAACGTGAACCCTCGGGCATTACGGTGAATGATTATCTTCAAAATGTTAGCAATCCACGTGTTTATGCGGCAGGAGACGCGGCGGCAACAGAAGGACTTCCCTTAACGCCTATTGCTTCAATGGAGTCTCACGTAGTCGCATCGAATTTATTAAAAGGCAATCAAAAAACACCAAGTTACAAAGTCATGCCAACAGTTGTTTTCACCATCCCCAAATTAGCAGCTGTAGGACTGTCAGAAGATCAAGCAAAAGAAAAAGGTTATAACTATAAAGTTCTGCAAAAAGACATTTCAAGTTGGTATACCTATAAACGGACGAATGAAAAGCATGCAATGGTAAAAGTTATCATTGATGAGGATTCTGACCAAATACTCGGTGCGCATTTAATAGGCCAAGAAGCAGATGAACTTATCAATCATTTTGCATTAGCGATTCAATTTAATTTAACAACTTATGAATTAAAACAGATGATTTTTGCCTATCCAACTGCGGCTTCTGATATTGCTTCAATGCTTTAA